The DNA sequence ctgtcgaatgtaaatccttcaactatcgaagtcgaaggatttaccgcaaatagttcgatcgaacaaaaaatcctttgaatcgttcgattcaaaggattttaatccatcgatcgattttttcttcgaccaaaaaaaatattgcaaagcctatggggaccttccccataggctaacattgacttcgaatataatattcagagcaagctcaccaaatttcgttgttggcttcttccacaggtattctgtgtataatacccaatagttcaatgcattcagtagtttgtggaacaaatccagggcagcaacttgtctgcaaagttctttattgggaagctgaGTTACACTTgtaataaagaactttgcagacaagttgctgccctggatttgttccacaaactaacattgacttcggtaggttttaggtggcgaactagggggtcaaagttttttttttttttttttttttttttttttttttaaagagacagtacttcgactatcgaatagtcgaacgatttttagtttgaatcgttcgattcgcagtccaaggtcgaagtagccaattcgatggtcgaagtagccaattcgaaattcgacgttttttttattctatttcttcactcgagcgaagtaaatgtgccccttagagatccgctcgtttggcgattttgccaaatgagtggatctctccccgatatgcccacattgaggtgggcgaaattgggctaatccgatcgtgagccctagggcaGCCAATATGGGCGGTTGGATCACTGGACCGCATCAAGGAACAGAtgtggctgcgatccgacgggatttttaaccctgctcgATTTTGCCCAGATATCAATCGGCGAAgtctgtcagagggccccacacacgggccgataagctgcagactcgggtctgacggcagcttttatctgcctgtgtatgtccagctttactCTTTACTTTATATATCTTTCTGTTATCAGCACCCAGGCAGATCATTTTCAGCATTCTCCTTTcggcatgtatgtgtgtgtaaaataaatatttatataatatgtaatttaGACAGATGGTCCAGTAATCGTTTGCCATCACCCTTCCTGCGGTTAATTGCATTAAATCCATGTATGATAACGTAAGCGACTCTGAATCTTGAATTAAGTATGCGCCAATTAAAAGTGCACTCAACAACTGTCTATAAGTTATGTGAACCACTTTCCATGAAATTGCTCCTAAGAGCAGTTATCGGGTAAACAATCGACTGGTACAGCACAGGAGAAGCTGGCTGGGTTAATAGATGGAGCCTCTAACTCTCAGCCTGCTTGTGGAAAGGGACCGCTTGATATCACTATGTGTATTGCCATGCCCTTACACTCATTGGGAACAGATTTGTTACACAATATAGGCCACGTatgttctttaaatgtttttctttcttattaaaGGAAACCTCATCACTGAGCAGGTTGATAGTCTCAGGCTCCAAATACCAAGAGCCCATTGCTCTTGTGCTGTTTTGGTTAATTTTCCTGATACGCACATACCAGGAAAATGGTTAATGAAACCCGCAGACAGTTTTCTGTACACTTTTATATAGTGCATACCTATGTCAGGTGTAACTTTAGTTTTCCATTTACAGAATGTTGGAATGTTATCACACATGCATATCAGTAAAAAGAGAATAATGTGTCCAtgctataataaaagaaaaaaacacttcccCTAGGTAAATGTAAATGTTCTCAACATTTGTTAAATCAATAAGTCCAGATCATTATCATACCTTGAAAACTTAATGCAAGttatttatgtgtttatataattataaGATTTTAGACACGTCTGTACTCTGCACAAtgcagaattattttttattatcacaaTGTATAATTATTAAAGTGTGAAAACGGTTCACCAAAGTCTGCTGCTCTCTATTCACTTATATGGGTTTATAAGGAAATTATTTGTTATGGGtaacaacatatttatttattccaccCATAATTACAGAAATATACCCCTAAAATTCCCCTGTGAATAAACACCAAGCAGTAGAATAAAGCAAGCTTGAAGCAACCATCAGTACATCTCCCCAGGCCCGTAACCTTGGGCTTATCATCCTTGATTCTACCCTGTCCTCTTATTCAATGAATTACTTAATCATGTCACTTTCAAGTACGGAATATTTTCaaaatactaaaattaatttttaacccAATATGTCCGCAAAATATTGATTCACTCtgttatattgtgtatttattaCTGTTCCTGTaccattcagaataaaattcatttatttttaaaaatggggattatttgaataaaatggagtttttgGGAGACaactttcccataattctgaactgtctggataatgggtttcaggataacggatcccatacctgtatatagtgcaGCCAGAGTAATGCCAAAGTCATATGCCAAATATAGCCAAGTATATTCACAAAGTTCATAGAGGAGATGTACGGCTCTTATAATATCCCCTGGTATTTCTTAATGAATCTGTAACTGAGTAATGAAACAATGCTGCCTATGTTACCCTGTGGTCTTTCATTCAGCTGTACAGAACAGTCTATTGTCCTGCAGTaattatactatactgtatatgagccTGGCAGTCGAAAACAGTAATAGTGTTAAAAAGATCTAGAGCACTTGTGTGAAATGAACTGCTTTCTCTTTTTATTCCCTTCTATGTTTCTTACTGTGTGCCCCAAAGTGtctcttgttttattattttcctcCAGTAACTTTCTTTACCCCCATGTATTTCTCCTCATGGCGATTCCTTGTGTTTGTCTTTTCTCTGAGATTCTTGCTGCCCATTCAGTTCTCTTCCATTCAGCTGTTTCTGGTTTCCTTCCCTTTCATTCTCCATTCCTGTCTGTGCATTACTGCTTCTTGTCCTCCAGGCCTCTCTGCATATTCTTGCGCTACCACTGGTATCCCTCCTTGTGCCCAGGGTACCCCTCTACATGATGATAGAGCcacaccaaaaaataatttattcataTTGACTCACGATTTTCTGTTTGCTTAGTGAAAATGACTTTTAGACAGTATGGTAATGATAATGAACAAACATCACTTAAATTGTAGAGGTCCAACTAGGCCATTGCACTAATTCTTTGTATGGTGCAGAACTTACTGTGAAAGATAATTGTACAACTCATGCTCCCCTTTTAGTAGCTACTGCAGTAGACTGAGCTTTGTAATCATTATAGTAAATATTAGCTGCCCAAAGTGCAAAATgcttgtttacattttaaaatgatgatgatggtgtaAGATGGTCCCACTTTTGTCGTTAAAATGTGACAACATAATTTTCAACTACAGTTCAacataacttgaatttttttttttaaacaatgtcgaTTTTTCTTTCCAAAGGAAATTCCAGGCTTTGGACAAACTTCCTACACAACTGACCACACAAATTGCCTTTTCCTTTGCACTTATCATCAAATGCTTAAATGGAAGGGAAGGATGTGCCATTCATCTTTCTCGTCATACCCATCAAAACTGACCGTAATGAGATTGCTTTGTGTGGAATGTTTCTGCTGCTTAATACCAGTTTATTTAAATCTCAGCAATGCTAAATATATTCacgtttgtgtattttatttttatcggTTGACTAAATAAGTTCATATACTGGAGTCATAGATAAACCAAATGCATAGAAATGTGATACATACACCATAAATGATATGTCCTTCAACAAGTAGTACTTAGGAGTCTGTTGGGTAAAGATGGCAAAACAAATGTCCAAAGTAGTGAGGCACTAGAGGGGTCAAGCAAAGCAAAATCTGGAAGCCAGACACAGGGCTGGGCAGGCAAGCGATAAGTGTGGCTAGGAGCATGCCAAAAGAGTCCGGAATCGGACAGTATAAAGCACACCCAGAATTTCACAAGAAACTACCATCAGTCATCATTTATCAAAAAGTGTGTGATGCATTTAGGCAAAGCAGTAGTAGAATCTAGAATCTCATCCTGTTGGACAATTCTTAGCAGGTATCATACAGGGTTATTAGCCTTGCTCTTGTTTTTGGACTGtttaactcagtgatccccaacaagtggctcgtgagcaacacattgctcaccaaccccttggatgttgctcccagtggcctcaacgcaggtgcttatttttgaattactggctggAAGGCACGTTTtggtttctcaaaaaaaaaaacaggtgccaaacagagcctcctttctgtctgtccacataggggctaccaaatatacccaatcagagcccttaattggcaccccaggatcttgatttttttttgctccccaactctttttacaattgattgtggctcacgggtaaaaaaaaatgttgggggccTCTGGTTTAATCAGATCATAACATTCATTTTACTTTAGGGGACCAGGTAGATTTTAAGATAGAAAACCAGCCCTCTGGAATCTTTGCTTACCCATCTGCTGTGCAACAAGTTTTATGTCTGTCAGTCTTATCTGCTCTGTTCAGGCTGCTGCTTTTATGTGTTGGCAAGACAAGATCCACTGATAGTATCTGTCTTTGTCTGCAGGAATTGTAATTTTAAATTCCAGAATGCAGAATGTCACATAACAGGAAAAAATGTCCATGTTGGAATTTCATTTCCCTTTAAGCTACAGGTATTACAGCCACCATAAACAATTTCCGAACTTGatcataaaatcattttaatgctCAGTAAGCAGATTTAACGTCTATTTATGCAACCAACCTGTTTGTGAAATCAATGCTTTATGCATTTATAATAATGGGATGGGCACTGAGGAGcggaaattgtgctttttttatccAAGATTCTGTTCAAGAACAAATCTGAACCTGTAATCTGAAATCAAAAAAATTGGTATTGGAAATATATGTGCAAATTCAGGCAACCTGGTTTTAATTTAAATAGATCAGATAGGGAATAGAAGGACAAATACCTTAAAACCtggccaaaaaaaataattgcagattgtttcagaatattgttGTAGTAAAAGTTGACTAAAACATGAGTGTAAGAATTGTATCAGAATTACAGTTGCTTTTATATTAATACAATGCATTGTCTTCTAGATGGTCAGCCTCCTGCTGATCGGAGTCGCAGCCTGGGGAATAGGATTTGGCCTCATTTCCAGTCTTCGAGTGGTTGGAGTCGCCGTTGCTGTTGGGATCCTGCTATTTCTCATTGCTCTGGTTGGGCTCATTGGAGCAATTAAACATCATCAAGTGTTGCTGTTTTTTGTATCCTTTTGGTGAATGAAAAACAACAATTATTAAACAACAGTGTGTGAATCCTTCAAATCATGTAACTGTacgtcacaaaacatggaagtaaaaaattttttatctatGCAGCTCTTTTTCCtttccctcactgatttgcatatgcaaattagggttcagattcagttcagtattcggccgaatctttcataaagaattcgggagttcggctgaaTCTATAATAGTGCATCCCTAGCacagtgtgtcattgccctttaacctccattaatatattaattatttttaataaataaactgtgaaCAGGGAGATTCTGCTGTGGGCATCCTATCCTTTGGCTGCTTAAAATGTGGGCGTGTGTGTGAGTCACTCTGTAAAGTAATGGAGTGTTTGGTTAGTGGGTGCAGCAGTGTGTTAGGACTGGTTTCTGATTATGATTATACCTTACACAATACATGTAGAGTTTGACAATGACATATATctgcttaattaaaataaattaatttgaagaattttaataagcataaatatttttttttttttggttgcaggaATAATCCTATTTACCTCAGCAATAACCATtacagtacatatacagtagaacccctattttatgtcCCCAGATTTTAAGGTTTCCCAGAATTGACATGTTTTATGAAAGTGCCATTATGGCAAGCAGCATTTTTTCTCTCTCCGATTTGATGCTGTTTTGACGCATCGGTCTGGGAAACGTAAAAAGGGTTCTACTGTGTATATATTGgtgtggagcaggcactcaaagagcagtcttgtgtaaaaatctaaaaatagtttatttagatACACATAAAggtagccttacacatttcatgttCAACAAAcacttaagagggttatttaccaaaggttGCACAAAATAAGGATGTGTAAATGGCTAGTTAGTCGCTGCTGTCGCGGGAGTTCAGCAACTTCAATCCGAAACTTGCTTCACATCAGTGTTACCCGTAACTGGCGCTGATATCAATGTGGCTTTATTAGAACACACAACATGACATATGGTGGCAGTGGGTAtacagataaactgaagcctacaaactcggcacttcctcagagtcctcctaaactaacgcgtttcgtgcctacaaACTCAGCACTTTCTCAGTCctctgactctgaggaagtgctgaGTTtgtaggcacaaaacgcgttagtttATCTGTATACCCACTGCCACCGTATGTCACGCTGTGTGTTTCAATAAAGCCGCATTAATATTAATAGCAGCGACTCCGTTTGATATGTTGGTCAGCGCCAGTTGCAGGTAACACTGATGTGACCCTTAATCATAGTGCCTATGACTACTGGAAGGACTAGTTGCtgttacattaaaaaatgttttaggactCTCACAACCATCACTGTATATAGTTATGAGAGCTGATTAGACAGAGTCACTGacttatttaaatgaaaataagctTGTAACAAGCAGTGGTTCAGCCAATGAATAAAGGGTTATTAACAAATCTCCGCATCATTACTAATCCAAAAGTGGTTTTGACATACTTTATTTCCGTATATTTCAGAGGTTTTAAGGACCTTAACTACTTTTCAGTACATGATCATACTATTTTTGGTCTtcttcgtacaattttcagtatCATGCGCGTCTCTGGCTATAAACAGCGACCAGCAGGTAGGATAATAAACTGAATAGctaattttctttgttttttctagTTAAGTATGACATTTTGTGGTAGAGTTATAAATTTGctgtttcaaaaaaatataaaacatatttctgtttttatgagcagaaaactttttttctttacaaattacttttttttaaccaatttggaGTCTTTTAAAGGCAGAACTAAAGCTCAACCAAGAATTAGCCTTTTACTTTCTGCTTGTACataatataaacatgctgctaACACACAAGACATAAATAACTTGTAAAGATTATGGACTGTCACTTGTGTGGCATGATTtcaataaattgcattttatcaGAACGAATGTACCACTCACTGTGAAGaaatgaggaaattagaagtTTCCTAAGTTttttccatgacctgtatcagCACATTAAGCATGCGGTCTTTCATAAGTTgcattacataaataaaatttGGGTCAGATAATGTCTACAACATATATGGTGGCTCCttcccaatttatttttttatttttttagaaacaacTTTTGGAAGTCGGCTGGAACCATACAAATGGAGCTCATACTGACATTGAAAGAAGCCTGAACTGTTGTGGATTTCACAGCTATTCTCAAAATGACACCTGTGGGGCTGTAAGTATCTTAACCAGGGTTGTATTAATTTTATGAGGGCATGGTAGTAAAGACTGGGACGTCAGACAATAACAAACAACAACCAATCATAAGAGCAGCAGATAAGAATAAACTCTGGAGCAGTGAATGCTATGCACtttttggttgttatgggtttccTAAttggtttgggatccattatctggaaaaccgttatccagaaagctctgaattacagaaagccgtCTGCCGTAGACTCGattatataatcaaataatccaaatctttaaaaatgattttcatttcattaatccttattggaagcaaaacgagcctgttgggtttatttactgttacatgattttatagtagggatgcaccgaatacaggattcggatatggccaaatccttctgcccagccaaaccaaatcctaatttgcatatgcaaattaggggtgggaaattgtgactttttgtcacaaaacaaggaagtaaaaaatgttccccttcacaaccctaatttgtatatgcaaattaggatttggttcggtattcggccgaatctttcgcgaaggattcaggggtttggccgaatccaaaatagtggttttggtGCACCcttattttatagtagatttaaggtatgatgatccaaattacgaaaagattagttatccggaaaaccccaggtccagagcattctggataactagtcCCATACCGGTACTAACCTGTTGCTGTAATtccaccatttgtttttttttatttaaccataAACCAATATTTGCACGgaaatccatatttttatatatgtttatttattggaATAGTTGGACATCTAAGGATTTAATTAAACAGAGTGTTTATCTGCTCTCTGATAATCTAATAAACTTAACTTCTCACACAATGAGCTGTGTCTGTGTGAAACATTTTCTGTGGTCCATATTTCTATTTAGGGgtgcagcaataataataagagTCCATGATTGTTGTGGGGTCCAGGGAGTATGGAAGCGCTAGATGACCCCAAATTGAggagcagtttcaatatatgtttgTTAAATAGGTTATCTATCTGAAGTTTAGGGGGAACTGTAATACAATTTCGGTGTTGGGACTGAGGGATTGTAGAATATGCTTTAAAGTCCCTGTCtgtttccaactttttttttcaacatattgccataaataaaatgtatggacTCTCATAAATAAATTAGTCACTGTTTTACTGATGCTGTTTTTGTAAATCTCCATTTgaccttgtttttattaaaggacaagataACTAAACCTATCACTAATTATCACTAATAATGCTATGTTCCTTTAATTGATTTCTGTCTTGACGGCTTCTCTTCCATCTTGTAGACATGCACGCAGGGTTGCCAGCCATGTGCTCCAATAATTGAAAGACATGCAGAAGAAGTGCTAAGGGTTGTGGGAGGAATTGGTTTCTTCTTCAGCTTTACCGAGGTGAGTCAAGCAACCCAGTCACTTATCAAAGCAAAACTGTGTGCTGCCTATTAAAATCTGCAGTCAGAAGGATAAAATGTTACTAGTTATAAAAATTCCACATGACCATAATAaccctctatgagggggctgccatattcaTACTACAGTACTCTGTTTGTGTTAGAAACTTTATCTGGACAAGTTGCGATGGGgcagtcaagtttaggaacttcaagtaacaaatacAAAAGCAGACATAtctgaaaaacaatcaacatgacctataggtaacttttactgCACATATTTGAATCTACATCTATTCCCATGTACACGTGACtacttgtatttttaaaacaacaatgcTGTTTTACATGACGGCAGGGTTGTATAGGACTCATTTGTAGGTGCAAGCACAACTTCAAAATGCTAAAATGGAAACTTAACTGAGCATTAAATAACTccattcacaaaggtacttgtaCTCATAAATTCTTCTGTGAAATATGCAGCAGGGACCAAAAATTGATGCAGTTGCATTTATGGCCACAAGGGAACCATTGACATATTACAGTTTGGACCTGGCAGAAATTCCAGGTTTTCCTTAGTGGCTGAGGTCCAAAGTCACATCCAGAATAGGGAATGTGAATCAGGTACTATTGCAAATTATTGATGCCATTGGGGCAAAACCTATTAGATTTGCATCCAAATATTGCACTGTGTTTAGAAATTCGCTCTTAGATGTTCTTTCAGGATCACTGCACTTTTCTCATAAGCGGCGCACACCGCAGAACACCTGGCTGATTCTGTTCTGAATATGGCATGTGGATGAGGCAGAACAAACTACTGAAGCTTAACTATAACATAAACGAATGAAATCGGAACCTGACATGTCAGTTAATCTGATCTCCTGCCCAGCTTTATTAAGCGTGTGTTCTAAATGGGGATAATTATGACAACAGAGCCTCTTTATACTCTTTTTCTGAAAATAATGGTTGGACGAGTGGGTTGTCATGGGCAAAACAAAACTgcatattatacatttataaaacatgagccatgaatatcctgtaaattatacccttataatacacaaaagccatgattatcttgtaaattatatccttataaaaggtgagttctgatgtcatcagttataaacggtgagttctgatgtaatttctgtcacatgactcactgaaacgtgtgtattataataaataaagtaccctctgttgcaaaatatgaggatattagaagttccctcggagttccatgacctgtataaaaacactcgtccttcggcctcgtgtttttatatggtcatgaaactcctcggtaacttataatatccttttattttacaagagggggtactttattcactatataaacggtgctttgtgatgtcatcggagcttagtgatgtaatttctgttacatgactgaCTGAATTGTGAAGAATTTAATAGTTAAAATACCacccttgtgtttttatatggtcatggaactcggtaacttataatatccttatatttttcaagaggGGGTACTAAATTCACTATGTTTTAAGGGCAATGAGAGTATTTACTACAATGAAACAGTTTTGCAAGTCTGCAAATATGAACAAAGAActttgcaactcccagcatcctccaagcAGATGCATCATCCTACTTGTAGTGTCACAGCCGCTGGAATGGCAATATTTGACATTTTTGGGTTTTAATacacttgatggaagtgtgttgCAGACTCAGTAACAATGAGCACAGACTGAGTAACACACTTTTTGCTCATCTATAAATGTCCCTCCCAGTAACCTGTATAATTACAGAAACTGAACACAGTAAACTATGTAAAattattataagaaatatttgtGAGTGTGTATAGTGTGGTAAAGGTGCAGAAGATATTTAGAAGATATTACACATTAGGGAATATCttgaattacattatataaatggaATGTTCTGTCATATCTGGTCGTTGTGTTTGAGCTTTGTCTTTGAACTTGGGGTTTCCATACTGGCCGTTACTTACTACACATTACTTAAACTTAATGTTTACAGTGTCAGACTGTGGTGGCTGGGGCAACCTAATATCAACTTCTAAGTATGCGCTGAAGGCCAAGTTATTGAAGCCAACTTTCAAGCAGGTGACCGATAAAAGGGCTGCTGTGTACTTTGTACACTGACATTAAAATTATGAGGCAGCCACTGCACTTTATTACACAGTGTGCTAGTTAACCTAAGGCTGGCCCATATAGAGGTTTCTAAATTAAGATCCTGCTGGTTCAGGGTTATGAACTAGTGAATCAATTTAgtatcttcttaaaggagaaagaaaccctaCAACagtcatccgacagtcggatacatgtagtttgtaccctCAAATTTCttgatcagtcccattatattctgcacTTCAGAAACGTTGCATGCATGGCATCTCCTGGTGAAGAATCGGTCCTGATCGcctcgtggagttcagcccttactgtcattcaaaatcagattcTCAACCCCAGCATGAAGAGAGGCAGATGCTGAAACAGGGAGAGTTAAAATGAACTCGATTATTTTAGAAACTGttcaaaatgtttaattcattatatatagaaaaattcttattttagtatgatgaagcttattaaatttcattttcacaatagttcccttttaagctttagttctcctttagtcaCCTCTTTCCATTCTATGGctaatttaaattaactttaccaAGGAAGGTATCTAATTTCTCTTTACCAAGGAAGACTCATAATTTTAGAACATTAAGAAATGGTCTGATCTGGGGTCACTGTTTTTTAGGAATTGGCTACTATACCAGCAGGTGCCCATGCAACTGAAATGAGACCATCATACCACCTTGGTTATCCAAAGCACAACTGCAACCATTGAGGAAAGCAGTAGGATTCTTGAGTAGCCTTTTATCAGTccctaaccttaaaggagaaacaaaccctacataaaaaaaacccctaccctacatagatccctcCCCCCCCAcccaagcctagctgctaccccaggtaaatgcccctaactgtttacttcccctccttgcagattctgtccagcgcaATTCATGGGCGCCATCTACAGCCGCatcagtaatctttggaatgagagcgGTGTATCGTCGCATGCGCAATTTTCtctttcgcgacaactgcgcatgcaccggaaTTCACGAAAATTGCccacgccagtctcattccgaagattaccgaagcggctgaagatggtgccagtCAACTGCGCTGGAcggaatctgcacggaggggtaagtaaagagttgggggcatttgcctggggtagcagctaggctgggggtaggATGGAGAGGttgtttatgtagggtagggggtagggtttttgtttattaagggtttgtttctcctttaagcatgctttaattgtatttttatctGACAATACAGCTCAATCTTGTAAAATTGTAATGCAGTTCTAATGCAACAGATGGGACCTCttaatgattttttctttttctgcagatTCTTGGTGTTTGGCTGACTTACAGATACAGGAACCAAAAGGACCCAAGAGCAAACCCCAGCGCGTTTCTTTGATTTAGACAACCCTAAGACTACTacttcagtttatttaatgcatCTCTGCAGCTTTTCTGGTTGCTGTGGTTGATTTGTTTGAAGGACACTTCTTAActgtgaattctttttttttttttctcttttcacaaGAAGTAGAAAATATGATCTCAGTTTAATGGCTGGTCAA is a window from the Xenopus laevis strain J_2021 chromosome 6L, Xenopus_laevis_v10.1, whole genome shotgun sequence genome containing:
- the tspan13.L gene encoding tetraspanin 13 L homeolog (The RefSeq protein has 1 substitution compared to this genomic sequence) is translated as MVCGGFACSKNSLCVLNLLYIMVSLLLIGVAAWGIGFGLISSLRVVGVAVAVGILLFLIALVGLIGAIKHHQVLLFFYMIILFLVFVVQFSVSCASLAINSDQQKQLLEVGWNHTNGAHTDIERSLNCCGFHSYSQNDTCGATCTQGCQPCAPIIERHAEEVLRVVGGIGFFFSFTEILGVWLTYRYRNQKDPRANPSAFL